A window of Candidatus Saccharibacteria bacterium contains these coding sequences:
- a CDS encoding TatD family hydrolase, with protein MFTDTHCHIHEDDYPLDPEAAYTRAMADGVDRLLCVGTSADSSARAMSFAAAHAGVWAVIGIHPHEAAKFGAALGVFGGSNGGWAAIQELALTNPAKLVGIGECGLDYYYHDDEDDRQLQRDLLRQHLELASALQLPVSFHVRDAFDDFWPIFDEFKGIRGVLHSFTDSSDNLAKALERGLYIGVNGISTFTKIPEQITMFSSIPLEKLLLETDAPYLTPKPLRGSINEPAFITHVARSHAALRGIPVEAVATATDRNATSLFSI; from the coding sequence ATGTTCACCGATACCCATTGCCACATCCACGAGGATGATTATCCGCTTGACCCCGAGGCGGCCTACACCCGCGCCATGGCCGACGGTGTCGACCGCCTGCTGTGCGTCGGCACCAGCGCCGATAGCAGTGCCCGCGCCATGTCCTTCGCTGCCGCGCACGCCGGTGTCTGGGCCGTCATCGGCATTCACCCGCACGAGGCGGCCAAATTCGGCGCGGCCTTAGGCGTCTTTGGTGGGTCAAACGGCGGCTGGGCAGCCATCCAGGAGTTGGCGCTGACCAATCCGGCCAAACTGGTAGGTATCGGCGAGTGCGGCCTGGATTACTATTACCATGATGACGAAGATGACCGGCAGCTCCAGCGCGACCTCCTGCGTCAACACCTGGAGCTGGCCTCCGCCCTGCAGCTGCCGGTGTCGTTCCATGTCCGTGACGCCTTTGACGATTTCTGGCCGATTTTCGATGAGTTCAAGGGCATCAGGGGCGTCTTGCACAGCTTCACAGACTCTAGTGACAATCTGGCCAAAGCCTTGGAACGGGGATTGTACATAGGGGTGAACGGCATCAGTACCTTCACTAAGATCCCAGAACAGATCACCATGTTCTCCTCAATACCGTTGGAAAAATTACTACTAGAAACCGATGCGCCATACTTGACACCAAAGCCGCTTCGTGGTAGTATAAATGAGCCAGCGTTCATTACGCATGTGGCACGCTCCCACGCCGCTCTCCGCGGCATCCCGGTGGAAGCTGTTGCCACCGCTACAGATCGGAACGCTACTTCACTCTTTTCAATTTAG